The proteins below come from a single Esox lucius isolate fEsoLuc1 chromosome 7, fEsoLuc1.pri, whole genome shotgun sequence genomic window:
- the tecta gene encoding tubulin-specific chaperone cofactor E-like protein isoform X1, which translates to MESSDEEEGRTFVQVVSEKYNPENFPYCRGNGMGVVVLSSPQGSPIKDRLNLPSVLVLDGCGISKAGDEAEVATFCAHVVELDLSHNQLQDWGEICTIVSNIPNLDFLNLSMNPLSGIELEPCLAEVFSRVRRLVLINTRVTWDTVHTLTRQTPELEELFLCLNEYDQVAESPVPCPSLRLLQITDNQLQEWGEVRKFGPMYPGLDTLVLSNNRLSSVEEDMPQDALQRLFPNLRSINLNNSGLNRWEDIERLNFFPKLEEVRLMGIPLLQPYTDRERRSLTVAQLPSVSVLNGSVVTDGEREDAERFFIRHYLDCPEETLPLRYHVLVSKYGRLAPLAEVDLRPRCTATLEVRWGDRAESLSLRLEQTVGELKKELRALVGLPANGMRLYYIARELGSALGPEEMKYSSRALHSYMVQDGDEILVVPKTKSRTISSTSTSSDS; encoded by the exons ATGGAGTCCtctgatgaagaggaggggcgCACCTTCGTCCAGGTGGTCAGTGAAAAGTACAACCCAGAGAATTTCCCATACTGCCGTGGGAACGGCATGGGTGTTGTGGTACTGTCCAGTCCACAGGGGTCTCCTATCAAAG ATCGTCTGAACCTGCCTAGTGTTCTGGTGCTGGACGGCTGTGGAATTAGTAAAGCTGGAGACGAGGCTGAGGTGGCCACCTTCTGTGCCCATGTGGTGGAGCTGGACCTGTCCCACAACCAGCTGCAAGACTGGGGGGAG ATCTGCACCATTGTGTCTAACATTCCCAACCTGGACTTCCTCAACCTGAGTATGAACCCTCTGAGTGGGATTGAGCTGGAGCCATGCCTGGCTGAGGTGTTCTCCCGAGTCCGGCGCCTAGTCCTCATCAACACACGTGTCACCTGGGACAcggtacacacactcacacgccaGACCCCCGA GTTGGAGGAGCTCTTCCTTTGTCTGAATGAGTACGACCAGGTTGCTGAGTCCCCGGTGCCGTGCCCGTCTCTGCGCCTGCTCCAAATCACAGACAACCAGCTGCAGGAGTGGGGAGAGGTGCGGAAATTTGGGCCAATGTACCCGGGCCTGGACACCCTGGTATTATCCAACAACAGACTGAGCTCTGTGGAGGAGGACATGCCCCAGGATGCATTGCAGCGCCTGTTTCCTAACCTGCGCAGCATCAACCTGAACAACTCCG GGCTGAACCGATGGGAGGACATTGAGAGGCTGAATTTCTTCCCTAAACTGGAGGAGGTGAGGCTGATGGGGATTCCCTTGCTGCAGCCCtacactgacagagagagacgcaGCCTTACTGTGGCACA GTTGCCTTCTGTGTCCGTGTTGAATGGGAGTGTGGTGACGGACGGGGAGAGAGAAGACGCTGAGAGGTTCTTCATCAGACACTACCTGGACTGTCCTGAAGAGACACTTCCTCTGAG GTACCACGTCCTGGTATCCAAGTACGGCCGGCTTGCTCCCCTGGCTGAGGTGGACTTGCGTCCGCGCTGCACGGCCACGCTGGAGGTGCGCTGGGGTGACCGGGCCGAGTCACTGAGCCTGCGGCTGGAGCAGACGGTCGGGGAGCTCAAGAAGGAACTCAGGGCCCTGGTGGGGCTGCCGGCTAATGGCATGCGGCTGTACTACATTGCCCGTGAGCTGGGCTCAGCTCTGGGACCAGAGGAGATGAAGTACAGCAGCCGGGCTCTCCACTCATACATGGTCCAAGACGGGGACGAGATACTTGTGGTGCCAAAGACCAAGAGCCGCACCATCTCATCCACGTCCACCTCCTCAGACTCCTGA